One region of Drosophila kikkawai strain 14028-0561.14 chromosome 2R, DkikHiC1v2, whole genome shotgun sequence genomic DNA includes:
- the LOC108078114 gene encoding uncharacterized protein isoform X4, which translates to MAGEASPAGPTSPAGCISSNHSNASKESSPAQQLNSSVDSGIAVLETETPTLRRRQRLQQCHRILQLLQRDHLNHQQLRDRLSKLANKKWRKEETSEDHSCNVCCADLDLSSAKNYVTCRTCGKSVCRGLKCADWRPKDASWECQLCQSSKESLAHTSSWVAEQMSFNQHKFVYPMRARSEVYIPIVGNDGNDSSMQFESVSQIGLPANSDERAKIREYVEEIVAEMLGGNLDHIKVGQLSKSENYLQLFDKFHAKLSNLLINVENGLCARALKGDLPAIVNGHHNGTGNGNHNNNNNNNNNGDSELADISQTRLRSLIETIIAETLRSSSLSASGAVSEISLDTRSQLGASELANGNGLKRRHRTEHYFEPKIYQDLLATAVLNKIADKEGNTRLLAESTPDLSGRHIDENFNAEALSTTSGSSIEPRSDCSLTDHEIGLDNGKSQSLQADLERESVLSDYIAAHMVPLPDFSASVTESEEDIGSISSSMIGDGNWEDNWLFKKKRSSVTPSSTGMLVPAPKENIRAQIGDKTADEVSDLSEMGSDAEDSSLDLLRSNDLNDRLLSKHLIGGQNTKLVLDELVDRTSLTSHTLPEEHEPAFTETTNAFVVSPPAVPSVAPPPMIFQDDSLNEELTHTPIAGSIAEREVKKWYNAVEMPNNPYAPEALKQRISGTQERYMDVPNISPSAEQKALASALTENTDPPSPQTDYKRYSRDYYINNAPKDSTGVVRATAASSFVDQRRSAGEDVEDIVINEAQKASQAATEQDQPLESVYKALPVQVLDESLDSQSNPSLHSLQTTTTTTSDESDTVRIYDFNKQETTVIRAAPASEQPQHPNSSTSSSMESAQSASPSVSSIDSSVSKKRERPVVLQFGPGDSAPTIGSPASTPTRGSTPPAFRFLQPKRRLIDPSQVLSVDEDDVPEPPTPAAERPVIEVELGHAMPSVKALAQAFLLTSKHTQPQRRWRQVRLAAPPDAPNKPGTSLPKRHRLEHAVSMAEVADESTIASDLSSLETDPSLHSEGNPPIASPASPVPVRHGFLRSNIAFFENLKFK; encoded by the exons ATGGCAGGCGAAGCCTCCCCAGCAGGACCAACATCGCCTGCGGGCTGCATTTCTAGCAACCATAGCAACGCCAGCAAGGAGAGCAGTCCTGCCCAGCAGCTGAACAGCAGCGTGGACAGCGGAATTGCGGTACTGGAGACGGAAACGCCGACCTTGCGGAGGCGCCAGCGATTGCAGCAGTGCCACCGCATCCTTCAGCTGTTGCAGCGGGACCATCTCAACCACCAGCAGCTGCGCGATAGATTAAG TAAACTAGCCAATAAGAAGTGGAGGAAGGAGGAGACCAGCGAGGATCACAGCTGCAACGTCTGCTGTGCAGACTTGGATCTGAGCAGTGCCAAAAA CTACGTGACATGTCGCACCTGCGGAAAGTCCGTCTGTCGGGGACTCAAGTGCGCCGACTGGCGGCCCAAGGACGCCTCGTGGGAGTGCCAGCTGTGCCAGAGCTCCAAGGAGTCTCTGGCGCACACCTCCTCATGGGTGGCCGAGCAAATGTCCTTCAATCAACACAAGTTCGTCTATCCGATGAGGGCCAGGAGCGAGGTCTACATACCCATTGTGGGAAACGACGGCAACGACAGCAGCATGC AATTCGAGAGCGTTAGCCAGATCGGATTGCCTGCCAACTCGGATGAGAGGGCCAAGATACGCGAGTATGTGGAGGAGATTGTGGCCGAGATGCTGGGGGGCAATCTGGACCACATCAAAGTGGGCCAGCTGTCCAAGAGCGAGAACT ACTTGCAACTCTTCGATAAATTCCATGCCAAGCTGAGTAACCTGCTTATCAACGTGGAGAACGGTTTGTGCGCGCGTGCGCTCAAGGGAG ATCTGCCGGCCATCGTGAATGGCCATCACAATGGTACCGGGAATGGTAaccataataataacaataacaacaataacaatggcGACTCCGAGCTGGCGGACATCTCGCAGACCCGACTACGCAGTCTCATAGAGACCATCATAGCGGAGACCCTGCGGAGCTCGTCCCTGAGTGCCAGCGGTGCCGTCTCAGAGATCAGCCTTGATACGCGCTCCCAACTGGGAGCCTCGGAGCTGGCCAATGGGAATGGCCTAAAGCGACGCCATCGCACGGAGCACTACTTCGAGCCGAAGATCTACCAGGATCTGCTGGCCACTGCGGTGCTTAATAAG ATTGCGGATAAGGAAGGGAATACAAGGCTTTTGGCAGAGAGCACGCCGGACTTGAGTGGTCGCCACATTGACGAGAATTTCAATGCCGAGGCGCTGAGCACTACGTCCGGAAGTTCAATAGAACCACGCAGCGATTGCAGCCTTACTGATCATGAAATCGGACTGGAT AATGGCAAATCCCAATCCCTGCAGGCCGATTTGGAGAGGGAATCTGTCCTCAGTGATTATATAGCCGCGCACATGGTGCCACTACCTGACTTTTCAGCTTCCGTTACCGAGTCCGAGGAAG ATATTGGATCCATCTCCTCGAGCATGATCGGAGACGGAAACTGGGAGGACAACTGGCTCTTTAAAAAGAAGCGCAGCTCGGTCACTCCAAGCAGCACTGGCATGCTTGTGCCGGCACCCAAAGAGAATATCCGGGCCCAGATTGGTGACAAGACCGCTGACGAGGTTAGCGATCTGTCCGAGATGGGCTCAGATGCTGAGGACAGTTCTCTTGACCTGTTGCGCAGCAACGACCTTAATGATCGTCTGCTGAGCAAACACCTGATTGGTGGTCAAAACACAAAGCTTGTCCTAGACGAGCTGGTGGATCGCACCAGCCTCACATCCCACACATTGCCAGAGGAGCACGAGCCGGCGTTTACGGAGACAACTAACGCATTTGTGGTGTCTCCACCAGCCGTGCCATCCGTCGCGCCACCTCCCATGATATTCCAGGATGATTCTTTAAATGAGGAGTTAACTCACACTCCCATTGCAG GTTCAATTGCCGAGCGCGAGGTGAAGAAATGGTACAATGCCGTCGAAATGCCAAACAACCCATACGCTCCCGAGGCCCTGAAGCAGCGCATCAGTGGTACGCAAGAGCGGTACATGGACGTGCCAAATATCAGTCCCAGTGCAGAGCAAAAGGCTCTGGCCTCAGCACTCACTGAAAACACGGACCCTCCGTCGCCCCAAACGGATTACAAGCG GTACAGCCGCGACTACTACATAAATAACGCCCCCAAAGACAGCACGGGAGTTGTGAGGGCCACTGCCGCCAGCTCCTTTGTGGATCAGCGGCGAAGCGCTGGTGAGGACGTCGAGGACATCGTGATCAACGAG GCTCAAAAAGCAAGCCAGGCTGCCACAGAGCAGGACCAGCCACTGGAGTCGGTGTATAAAGCCTTGCCAGTTCAGGTCCTGGACGAGTCCTTAGACTCCCAGTCGAATCCCTCGTTGCACTCGCTGCAAACGACGACCACTACAACCAGCGATGAGTCCGACACGGTGCGCATCTACGATTTTAATAAGCAGGAAACGACGGTTATCAGGGCTGCTCCAGCCTCGGAGCAGCCACAGCATCCCAACAGCTCCACCTCATCGTCCATGGAGTCCGCACAGAGTGCTTCGCCTTCTGTGTCCTCCATCGACTCATCTGTCTCGAAGAAACGGGAACGACCTGTGGTCCTCCAGTTTGGGCCGGGGGACTCGGCGCCCACCATAGGTTCCCCTGCCAGTACACCCACTCGGGGATCCACACCTCCAGCTTTCAGATTTTTGCAGCCCAAACGCCGCCTCATCGATCCCAGTCAGGTTCTGTCAGTCGACGAAGATGATGTG CCGGAACCACCCACTCCTGCGGCGGAGAGGCCGGTCATCGAAGTTGAATTGGGCCATGCCATGCCATCCGTGAAGGCTCTGGCCCAGGCGTTCCTCCTGACCAGCAAGCACACGCAACCCCAGCGCAGGTGGCGGCAG GTAAGACTCGCTGCCCCGCCAGATGCACCCAATAAGCCAGGGACCTCATTGCCTAAACGTCACAGACTGGAGCACGCTGTCTCCATGGCTGAGGTAGCGGATGAGTCCACGATTGCCTCGGACCTTTCATCGCTCGAAAC cGATCCATCTTTACACTCCGAGGGCAATCCACCCATAGCCTCGCCAGCGAGTCCTGTGCCCGTGCGGCACGGCTTCCTCCGGAGCAATATTGCTTTCTTTGAGAATTTAAAGTTCAAGTGA
- the LOC108078114 gene encoding uncharacterized protein isoform X8 — MDFTLGLVTGMYAVVAVIVFYVVYVIEVKLDLPAIVNGHHNGTGNGNHNNNNNNNNNGDSELADISQTRLRSLIETIIAETLRSSSLSASGAVSEISLDTRSQLGASELANGNGLKRRHRTEHYFEPKIYQDLLATAVLNKIADKEGNTRLLAESTPDLSGRHIDENFNAEALSTTSGSSIEPRSDCSLTDHEIGLDNGKSQSLQADLERESVLSDYIAAHMVPLPDFSASVTESEEDIGSISSSMIGDGNWEDNWLFKKKRSSVTPSSTGMLVPAPKENIRAQIGDKTADEVSDLSEMGSDAEDSSLDLLRSNDLNDRLLSKHLIGGQNTKLVLDELVDRTSLTSHTLPEEHEPAFTETTNAFVVSPPAVPSVAPPPMIFQDDSLNEELTHTPIADQLSTESHYSDDSEPSTACETFNGDGDSEQEFVSQTVLVLDEHRSQNTNTNSNSTLHSNLHRPLTLTNNPPSGSRRTNGKLTNGSLKWSGSYTTDLSHGGPPAAPQDGVAAEDDDVVLLRRFVPGSIAEREVKKWYNAVEMPNNPYAPEALKQRISGTQERYMDVPNISPSAEQKALASALTENTDPPSPQTDYKRYSRDYYINNAPKDSTGVVRATAASSFVDQRRSAGEDVEDIVINEAQKASQAATEQDQPLESVYKALPVQVLDESLDSQSNPSLHSLQTTTTTTSDESDTVRIYDFNKQETTVIRAAPASEQPQHPNSSTSSSMESAQSASPSVSSIDSSVSKKRERPVVLQFGPGDSAPTIGSPASTPTRGSTPPAFRFLQPKRRLIDPSQVLSVDEDDVPEPPTPAAERPVIEVELGHAMPSVKALAQAFLLTSKHTQPQRRWRQVRLAAPPDAPNKPGTSLPKRHRLEHAVSMAEVADESTIASDLSSLETDPSLHSEGNPPIASPASPVPVRHGFLRSNIAFFENLKFK, encoded by the exons ATGGACTTTACTTTGGGCCTAGTCACGGGCATGTATGCCGTTGTGGCCGTAATTGTCTTTTACGTGGTTTACGTCATTGAGGTGAAATTAG ATCTGCCGGCCATCGTGAATGGCCATCACAATGGTACCGGGAATGGTAaccataataataacaataacaacaataacaatggcGACTCCGAGCTGGCGGACATCTCGCAGACCCGACTACGCAGTCTCATAGAGACCATCATAGCGGAGACCCTGCGGAGCTCGTCCCTGAGTGCCAGCGGTGCCGTCTCAGAGATCAGCCTTGATACGCGCTCCCAACTGGGAGCCTCGGAGCTGGCCAATGGGAATGGCCTAAAGCGACGCCATCGCACGGAGCACTACTTCGAGCCGAAGATCTACCAGGATCTGCTGGCCACTGCGGTGCTTAATAAG ATTGCGGATAAGGAAGGGAATACAAGGCTTTTGGCAGAGAGCACGCCGGACTTGAGTGGTCGCCACATTGACGAGAATTTCAATGCCGAGGCGCTGAGCACTACGTCCGGAAGTTCAATAGAACCACGCAGCGATTGCAGCCTTACTGATCATGAAATCGGACTGGAT AATGGCAAATCCCAATCCCTGCAGGCCGATTTGGAGAGGGAATCTGTCCTCAGTGATTATATAGCCGCGCACATGGTGCCACTACCTGACTTTTCAGCTTCCGTTACCGAGTCCGAGGAAG ATATTGGATCCATCTCCTCGAGCATGATCGGAGACGGAAACTGGGAGGACAACTGGCTCTTTAAAAAGAAGCGCAGCTCGGTCACTCCAAGCAGCACTGGCATGCTTGTGCCGGCACCCAAAGAGAATATCCGGGCCCAGATTGGTGACAAGACCGCTGACGAGGTTAGCGATCTGTCCGAGATGGGCTCAGATGCTGAGGACAGTTCTCTTGACCTGTTGCGCAGCAACGACCTTAATGATCGTCTGCTGAGCAAACACCTGATTGGTGGTCAAAACACAAAGCTTGTCCTAGACGAGCTGGTGGATCGCACCAGCCTCACATCCCACACATTGCCAGAGGAGCACGAGCCGGCGTTTACGGAGACAACTAACGCATTTGTGGTGTCTCCACCAGCCGTGCCATCCGTCGCGCCACCTCCCATGATATTCCAGGATGATTCTTTAAATGAGGAGTTAACTCACACTCCCATTGCAG ATCAATTAAGTACAGAGTCGCATTATAGCGACGACAGTGAGCCCTCCACTGCCTGCGAGACCTTCAACGGAGATGGTGACTCAGAGCAGGAGTTTGTTAGTCAGACGGTTTTAGTCCTGGACGAGCATCGGTCCCAGAATACTAACACTAACTCTAACAGCACCCTGCACTCTAACTTGCATCGTCCCCTAACCCTAACTAACAACCCTCCTTCGGGTAGCAGACGCACTAACGGAAAACTAACAAATGGTTCCCTAAAATGGTCCGGTAGCTACACTACCGACCTGTCACACGGTGGCCCACCGGCTGCCCCACAAGACGGTGTTGCCGCCGAAGATGATGATGTTGTACTCTTGCGGCGATTTGTGCCAG GTTCAATTGCCGAGCGCGAGGTGAAGAAATGGTACAATGCCGTCGAAATGCCAAACAACCCATACGCTCCCGAGGCCCTGAAGCAGCGCATCAGTGGTACGCAAGAGCGGTACATGGACGTGCCAAATATCAGTCCCAGTGCAGAGCAAAAGGCTCTGGCCTCAGCACTCACTGAAAACACGGACCCTCCGTCGCCCCAAACGGATTACAAGCG GTACAGCCGCGACTACTACATAAATAACGCCCCCAAAGACAGCACGGGAGTTGTGAGGGCCACTGCCGCCAGCTCCTTTGTGGATCAGCGGCGAAGCGCTGGTGAGGACGTCGAGGACATCGTGATCAACGAG GCTCAAAAAGCAAGCCAGGCTGCCACAGAGCAGGACCAGCCACTGGAGTCGGTGTATAAAGCCTTGCCAGTTCAGGTCCTGGACGAGTCCTTAGACTCCCAGTCGAATCCCTCGTTGCACTCGCTGCAAACGACGACCACTACAACCAGCGATGAGTCCGACACGGTGCGCATCTACGATTTTAATAAGCAGGAAACGACGGTTATCAGGGCTGCTCCAGCCTCGGAGCAGCCACAGCATCCCAACAGCTCCACCTCATCGTCCATGGAGTCCGCACAGAGTGCTTCGCCTTCTGTGTCCTCCATCGACTCATCTGTCTCGAAGAAACGGGAACGACCTGTGGTCCTCCAGTTTGGGCCGGGGGACTCGGCGCCCACCATAGGTTCCCCTGCCAGTACACCCACTCGGGGATCCACACCTCCAGCTTTCAGATTTTTGCAGCCCAAACGCCGCCTCATCGATCCCAGTCAGGTTCTGTCAGTCGACGAAGATGATGTG CCGGAACCACCCACTCCTGCGGCGGAGAGGCCGGTCATCGAAGTTGAATTGGGCCATGCCATGCCATCCGTGAAGGCTCTGGCCCAGGCGTTCCTCCTGACCAGCAAGCACACGCAACCCCAGCGCAGGTGGCGGCAG GTAAGACTCGCTGCCCCGCCAGATGCACCCAATAAGCCAGGGACCTCATTGCCTAAACGTCACAGACTGGAGCACGCTGTCTCCATGGCTGAGGTAGCGGATGAGTCCACGATTGCCTCGGACCTTTCATCGCTCGAAAC cGATCCATCTTTACACTCCGAGGGCAATCCACCCATAGCCTCGCCAGCGAGTCCTGTGCCCGTGCGGCACGGCTTCCTCCGGAGCAATATTGCTTTCTTTGAGAATTTAAAGTTCAAGTGA
- the LOC108078114 gene encoding uncharacterized protein isoform X2 — protein sequence MAGEASPAGPTSPAGCISSNHSNASKESSPAQQLNSSVDSGIAVLETETPTLRRRQRLQQCHRILQLLQRDHLNHQQLRDRLSKLANKKWRKEETSEDHSCNVCCADLDLSSAKNYVTCRTCGKSVCRGLKCADWRPKDASWECQLCQSSKESLAHTSSWVAEQMSFNQHKFVYPMRARSEVYIPIVGNDGNDSSMQFESVSQIGLPANSDERAKIREYVEEIVAEMLGGNLDHIKVGQLSKSENYLPAIVNGHHNGTGNGNHNNNNNNNNNGDSELADISQTRLRSLIETIIAETLRSSSLSASGAVSEISLDTRSQLGASELANGNGLKRRHRTEHYFEPKIYQDLLATAVLNKIADKEGNTRLLAESTPDLSGRHIDENFNAEALSTTSGSSIEPRSDCSLTDHEIGLDNGKSQSLQADLERESVLSDYIAAHMVPLPDFSASVTESEEDIGSISSSMIGDGNWEDNWLFKKKRSSVTPSSTGMLVPAPKENIRAQIGDKTADEVSDLSEMGSDAEDSSLDLLRSNDLNDRLLSKHLIGGQNTKLVLDELVDRTSLTSHTLPEEHEPAFTETTNAFVVSPPAVPSVAPPPMIFQDDSLNEELTHTPIADQLSTESHYSDDSEPSTACETFNGDGDSEQEFVSQTVLVLDEHRSQNTNTNSNSTLHSNLHRPLTLTNNPPSGSRRTNGKLTNGSLKWSGSYTTDLSHGGPPAAPQDGVAAEDDDVVLLRRFVPGSIAEREVKKWYNAVEMPNNPYAPEALKQRISGTQERYMDVPNISPSAEQKALASALTENTDPPSPQTDYKRYSRDYYINNAPKDSTGVVRATAASSFVDQRRSAGEDVEDIVINEAQKASQAATEQDQPLESVYKALPVQVLDESLDSQSNPSLHSLQTTTTTTSDESDTVRIYDFNKQETTVIRAAPASEQPQHPNSSTSSSMESAQSASPSVSSIDSSVSKKRERPVVLQFGPGDSAPTIGSPASTPTRGSTPPAFRFLQPKRRLIDPSQVLSVDEDDVPEPPTPAAERPVIEVELGHAMPSVKALAQAFLLTSKHTQPQRRWRQVRLAAPPDAPNKPGTSLPKRHRLEHAVSMAEVADESTIASDLSSLETDPSLHSEGNPPIASPASPVPVRHGFLRSNIAFFENLKFK from the exons ATGGCAGGCGAAGCCTCCCCAGCAGGACCAACATCGCCTGCGGGCTGCATTTCTAGCAACCATAGCAACGCCAGCAAGGAGAGCAGTCCTGCCCAGCAGCTGAACAGCAGCGTGGACAGCGGAATTGCGGTACTGGAGACGGAAACGCCGACCTTGCGGAGGCGCCAGCGATTGCAGCAGTGCCACCGCATCCTTCAGCTGTTGCAGCGGGACCATCTCAACCACCAGCAGCTGCGCGATAGATTAAG TAAACTAGCCAATAAGAAGTGGAGGAAGGAGGAGACCAGCGAGGATCACAGCTGCAACGTCTGCTGTGCAGACTTGGATCTGAGCAGTGCCAAAAA CTACGTGACATGTCGCACCTGCGGAAAGTCCGTCTGTCGGGGACTCAAGTGCGCCGACTGGCGGCCCAAGGACGCCTCGTGGGAGTGCCAGCTGTGCCAGAGCTCCAAGGAGTCTCTGGCGCACACCTCCTCATGGGTGGCCGAGCAAATGTCCTTCAATCAACACAAGTTCGTCTATCCGATGAGGGCCAGGAGCGAGGTCTACATACCCATTGTGGGAAACGACGGCAACGACAGCAGCATGC AATTCGAGAGCGTTAGCCAGATCGGATTGCCTGCCAACTCGGATGAGAGGGCCAAGATACGCGAGTATGTGGAGGAGATTGTGGCCGAGATGCTGGGGGGCAATCTGGACCACATCAAAGTGGGCCAGCTGTCCAAGAGCGAGAACT ATCTGCCGGCCATCGTGAATGGCCATCACAATGGTACCGGGAATGGTAaccataataataacaataacaacaataacaatggcGACTCCGAGCTGGCGGACATCTCGCAGACCCGACTACGCAGTCTCATAGAGACCATCATAGCGGAGACCCTGCGGAGCTCGTCCCTGAGTGCCAGCGGTGCCGTCTCAGAGATCAGCCTTGATACGCGCTCCCAACTGGGAGCCTCGGAGCTGGCCAATGGGAATGGCCTAAAGCGACGCCATCGCACGGAGCACTACTTCGAGCCGAAGATCTACCAGGATCTGCTGGCCACTGCGGTGCTTAATAAG ATTGCGGATAAGGAAGGGAATACAAGGCTTTTGGCAGAGAGCACGCCGGACTTGAGTGGTCGCCACATTGACGAGAATTTCAATGCCGAGGCGCTGAGCACTACGTCCGGAAGTTCAATAGAACCACGCAGCGATTGCAGCCTTACTGATCATGAAATCGGACTGGAT AATGGCAAATCCCAATCCCTGCAGGCCGATTTGGAGAGGGAATCTGTCCTCAGTGATTATATAGCCGCGCACATGGTGCCACTACCTGACTTTTCAGCTTCCGTTACCGAGTCCGAGGAAG ATATTGGATCCATCTCCTCGAGCATGATCGGAGACGGAAACTGGGAGGACAACTGGCTCTTTAAAAAGAAGCGCAGCTCGGTCACTCCAAGCAGCACTGGCATGCTTGTGCCGGCACCCAAAGAGAATATCCGGGCCCAGATTGGTGACAAGACCGCTGACGAGGTTAGCGATCTGTCCGAGATGGGCTCAGATGCTGAGGACAGTTCTCTTGACCTGTTGCGCAGCAACGACCTTAATGATCGTCTGCTGAGCAAACACCTGATTGGTGGTCAAAACACAAAGCTTGTCCTAGACGAGCTGGTGGATCGCACCAGCCTCACATCCCACACATTGCCAGAGGAGCACGAGCCGGCGTTTACGGAGACAACTAACGCATTTGTGGTGTCTCCACCAGCCGTGCCATCCGTCGCGCCACCTCCCATGATATTCCAGGATGATTCTTTAAATGAGGAGTTAACTCACACTCCCATTGCAG ATCAATTAAGTACAGAGTCGCATTATAGCGACGACAGTGAGCCCTCCACTGCCTGCGAGACCTTCAACGGAGATGGTGACTCAGAGCAGGAGTTTGTTAGTCAGACGGTTTTAGTCCTGGACGAGCATCGGTCCCAGAATACTAACACTAACTCTAACAGCACCCTGCACTCTAACTTGCATCGTCCCCTAACCCTAACTAACAACCCTCCTTCGGGTAGCAGACGCACTAACGGAAAACTAACAAATGGTTCCCTAAAATGGTCCGGTAGCTACACTACCGACCTGTCACACGGTGGCCCACCGGCTGCCCCACAAGACGGTGTTGCCGCCGAAGATGATGATGTTGTACTCTTGCGGCGATTTGTGCCAG GTTCAATTGCCGAGCGCGAGGTGAAGAAATGGTACAATGCCGTCGAAATGCCAAACAACCCATACGCTCCCGAGGCCCTGAAGCAGCGCATCAGTGGTACGCAAGAGCGGTACATGGACGTGCCAAATATCAGTCCCAGTGCAGAGCAAAAGGCTCTGGCCTCAGCACTCACTGAAAACACGGACCCTCCGTCGCCCCAAACGGATTACAAGCG GTACAGCCGCGACTACTACATAAATAACGCCCCCAAAGACAGCACGGGAGTTGTGAGGGCCACTGCCGCCAGCTCCTTTGTGGATCAGCGGCGAAGCGCTGGTGAGGACGTCGAGGACATCGTGATCAACGAG GCTCAAAAAGCAAGCCAGGCTGCCACAGAGCAGGACCAGCCACTGGAGTCGGTGTATAAAGCCTTGCCAGTTCAGGTCCTGGACGAGTCCTTAGACTCCCAGTCGAATCCCTCGTTGCACTCGCTGCAAACGACGACCACTACAACCAGCGATGAGTCCGACACGGTGCGCATCTACGATTTTAATAAGCAGGAAACGACGGTTATCAGGGCTGCTCCAGCCTCGGAGCAGCCACAGCATCCCAACAGCTCCACCTCATCGTCCATGGAGTCCGCACAGAGTGCTTCGCCTTCTGTGTCCTCCATCGACTCATCTGTCTCGAAGAAACGGGAACGACCTGTGGTCCTCCAGTTTGGGCCGGGGGACTCGGCGCCCACCATAGGTTCCCCTGCCAGTACACCCACTCGGGGATCCACACCTCCAGCTTTCAGATTTTTGCAGCCCAAACGCCGCCTCATCGATCCCAGTCAGGTTCTGTCAGTCGACGAAGATGATGTG CCGGAACCACCCACTCCTGCGGCGGAGAGGCCGGTCATCGAAGTTGAATTGGGCCATGCCATGCCATCCGTGAAGGCTCTGGCCCAGGCGTTCCTCCTGACCAGCAAGCACACGCAACCCCAGCGCAGGTGGCGGCAG GTAAGACTCGCTGCCCCGCCAGATGCACCCAATAAGCCAGGGACCTCATTGCCTAAACGTCACAGACTGGAGCACGCTGTCTCCATGGCTGAGGTAGCGGATGAGTCCACGATTGCCTCGGACCTTTCATCGCTCGAAAC cGATCCATCTTTACACTCCGAGGGCAATCCACCCATAGCCTCGCCAGCGAGTCCTGTGCCCGTGCGGCACGGCTTCCTCCGGAGCAATATTGCTTTCTTTGAGAATTTAAAGTTCAAGTGA